A window of the Hypomesus transpacificus isolate Combined female chromosome 8, fHypTra1, whole genome shotgun sequence genome harbors these coding sequences:
- the snx7 gene encoding sorting nexin-7 isoform X4 encodes MSAAVGEPAIVSNTQTIPADISGQMLDLDEDDDLEVYSKDVTLTEGRAMNPSMQTSPGSMVNQYKFEEEEEEGLDTKDLFITVDNPESHVTAVETFITYRVLTKTTRSEFDSSEYEVRRRYQDFLWLKSKLEETHPTLIVHPLPEKFVMKGMVERFNNDFIDTRRKALHKFLNRVSDHPILSCSDDFKVFLTAQAWELTSHKKQGPGFLSRMGDTVRALSNSVRGVKNRPEEFAAMQEYVEAFSQKISSLDKVTQRIVKEQKEYLEELKEYAPTYTLWSGSEEEQLAEPLKGVAGCLERCCQETDQQLHHLSEVLVPTLHEYVLCSEGLKAVLRRRDHIQAEFEAKSEALATKKVDREACLAVWETFLLSQKTDGLQEGAEDETS; translated from the exons ATGAGTGCGGCTGTAGGCGAACCGGCTATTGTCTCCAACACTCAAACAATACCAGCCGACATCTCTGGACAGATGTTGGATCTTGACGAAGACGATGACTTAGAAGTGTACAGCAAG GATGTCACTCTGACAGAGGGAAGGGCCATGAACCCATCCATGCAGACTTCACCAGGCTCCATGGTCAACCAGTACAagtttgaggaggaggaagaggaggggcttGACACAAAAGACCTCTTTATCACCGTGGACAACCCAGAGAGTCATGTGACCGCCGTAGAGACGTTCATCACCTACAGAGTTCTGACAAAG ACTACCCGCAGCGAGTTTGACTCCAGCGAGTATGAAGTTCGCAGGCGATACCAAGACTTCCTGTGGCTCAAAAGCAAGCTTGAAGAGACCCATCCCACACTCATTGTTCAT CCACTTCCAGAGAAGTTTGTGatgaaggggatggtggagaggTTCAACAATGACTTCATCGACACACGGCGGAAGGCTCTCCACAAGTTCCTGAACCGCGTGTCCGACCACCCTATCCTGTCCTGCAGCGACGACTTCAAAGTCTTCCTCACGGCACAGGCCTGG gagctGACGTCCCATAAGAAGCAGGGTCCCGGGTTCCTCAGCAGGATGGGGGACACGGTAAGGGCGCTGTCCAACTCCGTCAGGGGCGTGAAGAACCGACCGGAGGAGTTCGCGGCCATGCAGGAGTACGTGGAGGCCTTCAGCCAGAAGATCTCCTCCCTGGACAAGGTCACCCAGAGGATCGTCAAGGAACAGAAGG AGtacctggaggagctgaaggaaTACGCCCCCACCTACACCCTGTGGTCCGGCTCGGAGGAGGAGCAGCTAGCCGAACCCCTGAAGGGCGTGGCCGGCTGCCTGGAGCGCTGCTGTCAGGAGACGGAccagcagctccaccacctctccGAGGTCCTAGTGCCCACCCTGCACGAGTATGTGCTGTGCTCCGAAGGTCTCAAG GCCGTTCTGAGGAGACGAGACCACATCCAGGCAGAGTTCGAAGCGAAAAGCGAGGCCCTGGCCACCAAGAAGGTGGACAGAGAAGCA